One segment of Daphnia magna isolate NIES linkage group LG2, ASM2063170v1.1, whole genome shotgun sequence DNA contains the following:
- the LOC116936804 gene encoding hydroxysteroid dehydrogenase-like protein 2, producing the protein MINTGKLAGRTLFITGASRGIGKAIALKAARDGANVVIAAKTAKPHPTLPGTIYTAAEEVRAAGGRCLPCVVDVRNETQIQDAVDVAVKTFGGIDIVVNNASAIYLTGTAETSVKNFDLMHDIIVRGTFLV; encoded by the exons ATGATAAATACTGG GAAATTGGCTGGTCGCACGTTGTTCATCACGGGAGCTAGCAGAGGTATTGGAAAAGCTATAGCACTTAAAGCCGCTAGAGACGGAGCTAATGTAGTTATTGCGGCAAAGACTGCCAAGCCTCATCCAACATTGCCTGGGACAATTTATACTGCAGCTGAAGAAG TTAGAGCTGCTGGAGGTCGATGTCTCCCATGTGTGGTGGATGTTAGAAATGAAACTCAGATCCAAGATGCTGTGGATGTAGCTGTCAAAACATTTGGAGGAATTGACATAGTTGTAAACAATGCATCAGCCATCTACCTCACTGGAACTGCTGAGACTTCAGTAAAAAATTTTGACTTGATGCATGACATTATTGTTCGTGGGACATTTCTCGTGTAA
- the LOC116917266 gene encoding tachykinin-like peptides receptor 99D isoform X1, translating into MALEWNDRNLTVVDSDLMFFDHSNYNWSHNNSILEDASQNDQFNLPWWRIVLWTMLFAVMVVISTGGNLIVVWIVLADRRMRTVTNYFLVNLSIADTMVSTLNVIFNFISMVTNDWPFGRIYCKISQFVAVISICGSVFTLMAISIERYLAIMYPLRRRMGKMTTIGIALSIWMASLLISTPHVLYSTTITYNESGRTACYLAWPDGPTFESYQEYIYNVMLTILTYFLPICAMGYAYFQVGVELWGSQGIGECTDHQMENVRSKRRVVKMMIVVVTIFAICWLPYHVYFIVSWLFQEINQWSHIQEIYLGTYWLAMSNSMYNPIIYCWMNSRFRKGFRRVFYFWFRCCKRADDNFPRNGANAHWNSCPGSPDHARSGRNGGTSITMMPLHHLNPATARYDRNRQLINQQRPKVTQSTIGAVQARSQREEDIFA; encoded by the exons ATGGCGCTAGAATGGAATGACAGGAACTTGACGGTGGTCGATTCCGACCTGATGTTCTTTGATCACAGCAACTACAACTGGAGCCATAACAACAGCATCTTGGAAGACGCTTCGCAAAATGACCAGTTCAACTTACCGTGGTGGAGAATCGTGCTTTGGACAATGCTCTTTGCCGTCATGGTCGTCATTAGCACTGGTGGCAATTTGATCGTCGTTTGGATCGTCCTGGCTGACCGGAGAATGCGCACGGTCACGAACTACTTCCTG GTTAATTTGTCCATCGCTGATACCATGGTCTCCACGCTCAACGTCATCTTTAATTTCATCAGTATGGTCACCAACGATTGGCCCTTTGGCCGGATTTATTGCAAAATCTCGCAGTTCGTCGCCGTCATTTCCATTTGCGGAAGCGTCTTCACTCTCATGGCAATCTCCATCGAAAG ATATTTGGCTATAATGTACCCCTTACGGCGACGGATGGGCAAGATGACGACCATCGGCATCGCTTTGAGCATCTGGATGGCCAGCTTACTAATATCCACTCCGCACGTGTTGTATTCCACCACCATTACGTACAATGAATCCGGACGTACGGCTTGTTACCTCGCCTGGCCTGATGGTCCCACCTTCGAGAGTTACCAAGAATACAT ATACAACGTGATGTTGACTATCCTCACGTACTTTTTGCCCATTTGCGCTATGGGCTACGCCTACTTCCAGGTCGGAGTGGAACTGTGGGGCAGCCAAGGCATTGGGGAATGCACGGATCATCAAATGGAAAATGTCAGATCAAAACGACGG GTTGTCAAAATGATGATCGTAGTCGTGACTATCTTCGCCATATGCTGGCTACCGTATCACGTTTACTTCATCGTGTCGTGGCTGTTTCAAGAGATCAACCAATGGTCGCACATTCAGGAGATTTACCTTGGAACGTACTGGCTGGCCATGTCCAATTCAATGTACAATCCCATTATCTACTGCTGGATGAACTCGAG GTTCCGCAAGGGTTTCCGGCGAGTGTTCTACTTTTGGTTCCGCTGCTGCAAACGCGCCGACGATAACTTCCCGCGTAACGGAGCCAACGCGCACTGGAACAGCTGTCCCGGATCACCAGATCATGCTCGAAGCGGGCGTAATG GAGGAACGAGCATAACGATGATGCCATTGCATCATTTGAACCCAGCGACTGCGCGCTATGATCGAAACCGCCAGCTGATCAACCAGCAGCGCCCTAAAGTGACCCAAAGTACCATTGGAGCCGTCCAAGCACGATCGCAGAGGGAAGAAGATATCTTTGCATAG
- the LOC116917266 gene encoding tachykinin-like peptides receptor 99D isoform X2 → MALEWNDRNLTVVDSDLMFFDHSNYNWSHNNSILEDASQNDQFNLPWWRIVLWTMLFAVMVVISTGGNLIVVWIVLADRRMRTVTNYFLVNLSIADTMVSTLNVIFNFISMVTNDWPFGRIYCKISQFVAVISICGSVFTLMAISIERYLAIMYPLRRRMGKMTTIGIALSIWMASLLISTPHVLYSTTITYNESGRTACYLAWPDGPTFESYQEYIYNVMLTILTYFLPICAMGYAYFQVGVELWGSQGIGECTDHQMENVRSKRRVVKMMIVVVTIFAICWLPYHVYFIVSWLFQEINQWSHIQEIYLGTYWLAMSNSMYNPIIYCWMNSRLEIPSRAVRHFDGNLLSFPGHVSHAFGQQYRTFFYR, encoded by the exons ATGGCGCTAGAATGGAATGACAGGAACTTGACGGTGGTCGATTCCGACCTGATGTTCTTTGATCACAGCAACTACAACTGGAGCCATAACAACAGCATCTTGGAAGACGCTTCGCAAAATGACCAGTTCAACTTACCGTGGTGGAGAATCGTGCTTTGGACAATGCTCTTTGCCGTCATGGTCGTCATTAGCACTGGTGGCAATTTGATCGTCGTTTGGATCGTCCTGGCTGACCGGAGAATGCGCACGGTCACGAACTACTTCCTG GTTAATTTGTCCATCGCTGATACCATGGTCTCCACGCTCAACGTCATCTTTAATTTCATCAGTATGGTCACCAACGATTGGCCCTTTGGCCGGATTTATTGCAAAATCTCGCAGTTCGTCGCCGTCATTTCCATTTGCGGAAGCGTCTTCACTCTCATGGCAATCTCCATCGAAAG ATATTTGGCTATAATGTACCCCTTACGGCGACGGATGGGCAAGATGACGACCATCGGCATCGCTTTGAGCATCTGGATGGCCAGCTTACTAATATCCACTCCGCACGTGTTGTATTCCACCACCATTACGTACAATGAATCCGGACGTACGGCTTGTTACCTCGCCTGGCCTGATGGTCCCACCTTCGAGAGTTACCAAGAATACAT ATACAACGTGATGTTGACTATCCTCACGTACTTTTTGCCCATTTGCGCTATGGGCTACGCCTACTTCCAGGTCGGAGTGGAACTGTGGGGCAGCCAAGGCATTGGGGAATGCACGGATCATCAAATGGAAAATGTCAGATCAAAACGACGG GTTGTCAAAATGATGATCGTAGTCGTGACTATCTTCGCCATATGCTGGCTACCGTATCACGTTTACTTCATCGTGTCGTGGCTGTTTCAAGAGATCAACCAATGGTCGCACATTCAGGAGATTTACCTTGGAACGTACTGGCTGGCCATGTCCAATTCAATGTACAATCCCATTATCTACTGCTGGATGAACTCGAG GCTGGAAATCCCGTCCAGAGCCGTAAGACATTTTGATGGGAATTTACTTTCGTTTCCTGGGCATGTGTCCCATGCATTCGGACAACAATACAGAACTTTCTTTTATCGTTGA